In Paracoccaceae bacterium Fryx2, a single genomic region encodes these proteins:
- the bchC gene encoding chlorophyll synthesis pathway protein BchC has protein sequence METNAVILSGPKQLGIESLSLIAPGAGDLVVEISHSGISTGTEKLFWSGTMPPFPGMGYPLVPGYEAAGEVVEAGADSGFKVGERVFVPGANCFLPRDGEPVRGLFGGASHHLVTAATRVTRIDPGWGAEGALLALAATARHALAGFNYALPDLIVGHGVLGRLLARLTVAAGAAAPTVWEVNPARAQGAIGYEVTTPEADPRRDYRSIYDASGDAKLLDTLIGRIAKGGEVVLAGFYTVPIQFTFAPAFMREARLRIAAEWDPEDMEATRSLIESGALSMEGLVTHRRPASAAKEAYETAFTDPDCLKMILSWKAQA, from the coding sequence GTGGAAACCAACGCCGTCATCCTTTCGGGTCCGAAACAGCTGGGGATAGAGTCCCTTTCGCTGATCGCGCCCGGTGCGGGCGACCTGGTGGTGGAGATTTCGCATTCCGGCATTTCCACAGGCACTGAAAAGCTTTTCTGGTCCGGCACGATGCCGCCCTTCCCCGGCATGGGCTATCCGCTGGTTCCGGGTTACGAGGCTGCGGGCGAAGTGGTGGAAGCAGGGGCCGACAGCGGCTTCAAGGTCGGCGAGCGGGTGTTCGTTCCAGGCGCCAACTGCTTTCTGCCGCGCGATGGCGAACCGGTGCGCGGTCTGTTCGGTGGTGCCTCGCACCATCTGGTGACGGCCGCCACACGCGTGACGCGAATCGATCCGGGCTGGGGGGCCGAAGGTGCCCTGCTGGCATTGGCCGCCACTGCGCGCCATGCTCTGGCGGGCTTCAACTACGCTCTTCCCGACCTGATCGTCGGCCATGGCGTTCTGGGTCGTCTGCTCGCCCGGTTGACCGTTGCGGCCGGCGCCGCGGCGCCCACGGTGTGGGAGGTCAACCCCGCCCGCGCGCAGGGAGCCATCGGCTACGAGGTCACCACGCCCGAGGCCGATCCGCGCCGCGATTACCGGTCGATCTACGACGCGTCGGGCGATGCAAAGTTGCTTGATACCCTGATCGGGCGCATCGCCAAGGGTGGCGAAGTCGTGCTGGCCGGGTTCTACACCGTGCCGATACAGTTCACCTTTGCCCCGGCCTTCATGCGCGAGGCGCGGCTGCGCATTGCCGCCGAATGGGACCCCGAGGATATGGAGGCGACCCGGTCGCTGATCGAAAGCGGCGCCTTGTCGATGGAGGGTCTGGTGACCCATCGCCGCCCCGCCAGCGCCGCGAAGGAAGCCTACGAAACCGCATTCACCGACCCGGACTGTCTCAAAATGATCCTCTCTTGGAAGGCCCAGGCATGA
- a CDS encoding methyltransferase, whose translation MHGLLNRMVGSRRFQAAAARVPFLRRIVRSEGMALFDAISGFVQSQALLALVELRILHLVAEGPRHARALADQCGIAEPRMQVLLQAGAALRLLRRNRDGSFGLARRGAAFLAVPGLEPMVRHHSVLYRDLADPVAFLRGETTPGLAGFWPYVHGAGGAADPSVVAVYSELMADSQGLVAEDTLRLVDFSGIRRLMDIGGGTGAFIAAIGRAHPGLELALFDLPVVAAGARARLAEAGLGDRVTIHSGSFRDDALPHGADAISLIRVLFDHADATVTALLARVFDALPPGGRLIISEPMSGGEKPDRATDVYFAFYTMAMQTGRTRSAAEISALLRAAGFERVTAHPGPRPYVTSAVTARKPGAAPAA comes from the coding sequence ATGCATGGCCTGTTGAACCGCATGGTCGGATCGCGCCGCTTTCAGGCGGCGGCTGCCCGCGTGCCGTTCCTGCGCCGGATCGTGCGCAGCGAAGGCATGGCGCTGTTCGACGCAATCTCGGGCTTCGTGCAGTCGCAGGCGCTGCTGGCGCTGGTGGAACTGCGCATCCTGCATCTGGTGGCGGAGGGGCCGCGTCACGCCCGCGCGCTTGCCGACCAGTGCGGCATTGCAGAACCGCGGATGCAGGTCTTGCTCCAGGCCGGTGCCGCGCTGCGGCTGCTCCGTCGCAACCGTGACGGCAGCTTCGGGCTGGCCCGCCGCGGCGCGGCCTTCCTTGCCGTGCCGGGGCTGGAGCCGATGGTGCGCCACCATTCCGTGCTTTACCGCGACCTGGCCGACCCTGTTGCCTTTCTGCGCGGCGAAACCACGCCGGGACTTGCAGGCTTCTGGCCCTACGTCCACGGCGCGGGCGGGGCCGCGGACCCGTCCGTGGTGGCGGTCTATTCCGAACTGATGGCCGACAGTCAGGGGCTGGTTGCCGAAGACACGCTGCGCCTTGTCGATTTTTCCGGCATCAGACGGCTGATGGATATCGGCGGCGGCACCGGAGCCTTCATCGCAGCCATCGGTCGCGCGCATCCGGGGCTGGAGCTTGCGCTTTTCGACCTTCCGGTGGTGGCGGCGGGTGCCCGCGCGCGACTGGCCGAGGCTGGTCTGGGTGACCGAGTCACCATCCATTCCGGCAGTTTCCGCGACGACGCTTTGCCGCACGGCGCCGATGCGATCAGTCTGATCCGCGTGCTTTTCGACCATGCGGATGCCACGGTGACGGCATTGCTGGCCCGCGTTTTCGACGCCCTGCCGCCGGGCGGACGGCTGATCATTTCGGAACCGATGTCGGGCGGCGAAAAGCCCGATCGCGCGACCGATGTCTATTTTGCCTTTTATACCATGGCGATGCAGACCGGGCGCACCCGCTCGGCCGCCGAGATATCGGCCCTGCTGCGCGCGGCGGGGTTCGAGCGGGTCACCGCGCACCCCGGGCCGCGCCCTTATGTGACAAGCGCCGTCACGGCCCGGAAACCCGGCGCTGCGCCTGCGGCGTAA
- a CDS encoding polyprenyl synthetase family protein, giving the protein MSLDTRIEAAIAAAVAAGGGADAPPRLASALPYAVTPGGARIRPTILLSVAIACGDDRPALSNAAAAALELIHCASLVHDDLPSFDNADVRRGKPTLHRAYSEPLAVLAGDSLIVMAFDVLAAAAGDSPDRALGLIRTLACRTGMPHGICAGQGWESEAKVDLSAYHRAKTGALFIAATQMGALAAGKDPEPWTELGARIGEAFQVADDLRDALYDSETLGKPAGQDAVHGRPSAVAELGVQGAIRRLRDILGGAISSIPSCKGEAMLADMVRRYAERMTPVAPAAAAAARA; this is encoded by the coding sequence ATGTCACTGGACACGCGGATCGAGGCGGCAATCGCCGCAGCCGTGGCAGCGGGGGGTGGGGCGGATGCGCCGCCAAGGCTGGCCTCGGCACTGCCCTATGCGGTGACCCCCGGCGGGGCGCGCATCCGGCCGACGATCCTTCTCAGCGTTGCCATCGCCTGCGGCGACGACCGCCCGGCGCTGTCGAATGCCGCTGCCGCCGCGCTGGAGCTGATCCATTGCGCCAGCCTCGTGCATGATGATCTGCCGTCGTTCGACAATGCCGACGTCCGGCGCGGCAAGCCGACGCTGCACCGCGCCTACTCCGAACCGCTGGCGGTGCTGGCGGGCGACAGCCTGATCGTGATGGCCTTCGACGTGCTGGCCGCCGCCGCCGGTGATTCGCCCGACCGTGCGCTGGGGCTGATTCGTACCCTTGCCTGCCGGACAGGGATGCCGCACGGCATCTGCGCCGGGCAGGGCTGGGAAAGCGAGGCCAAGGTCGACCTTTCCGCCTATCACCGTGCCAAGACCGGGGCGCTGTTCATTGCGGCCACCCAGATGGGCGCGCTGGCCGCGGGCAAGGACCCCGAGCCCTGGACCGAGCTTGGCGCCCGGATCGGTGAGGCGTTCCAGGTCGCAGACGACCTGCGCGACGCGCTCTACGATTCCGAAACGCTGGGCAAGCCCGCCGGACAGGACGCGGTGCATGGGCGCCCCTCGGCGGTGGCCGAACTGGGGGTGCAAGGCGCGATCCGCCGTCTGCGCGACATTCTGGGGGGCGCGATCTCGTCGATCCCGTCCTGCAAGGGCGAGGCGATGCTGGCCGACATGGTCCGCCGCTATGCCGAACGCATGACCCCGGTGGCCCCTGCAGCTGCTGCGGCCGCCCGGGCCTGA
- the crtI gene encoding phytoene desaturase family protein codes for MEAVHARSQGKTGDRVVVIGAGVGGLCAAVRLAHAGLDVTLVEARPTPGGKMRVVGSAAGPVDAGPTVLTLRGVFEDVFAAAGARLEDHLTLVPQTILARHWWPDGSTLDLHADPEASAQAVAAFAGPVAETEFRRFHHRTTNVYKAFDAPMMRASRPMPGAIAWAALRDPALWPSLLPGMTLARSLAMAFTDPRLRQLFGRYATYVGGSPYRSPAVLGLVWQAEAAGVWAVEGGMHRLAQVLAGLAEAGGARLRYGVAVERIVPQWGRVSEVVLADGASLPADHVVFNGDPAALTTGLLGSAPRTALRRSATTPRSLSAWVWSFAARPSGPDMVHHNVFFASDPRAEFGPLSQGLMPEDPTLYICAQDRRGATMPTGPERFEIILNAPSTATLQSQPQEDTRCRDVTFQRLARFGLTFDPTPGVSALMAPSGFARMFPGSQGALYGRSPEGLMAAFQRPGARTALPGLYLAGGGAHPGAGVPMAALSGRHAAEAILTDLASRSRSGRTAMPGGISTASPTTAAAPSRSSDS; via the coding sequence ATGGAAGCGGTGCACGCCCGGAGCCAGGGCAAGACAGGTGATCGTGTCGTCGTGATCGGCGCAGGAGTCGGCGGCTTGTGTGCCGCCGTCAGGCTTGCGCACGCCGGTCTGGACGTGACGCTGGTCGAGGCGCGGCCCACGCCGGGCGGCAAGATGCGGGTGGTTGGCAGCGCCGCCGGGCCGGTGGATGCCGGGCCGACCGTCCTGACCCTGCGCGGCGTGTTCGAGGATGTCTTTGCGGCGGCGGGGGCGCGGCTGGAAGATCACCTGACGCTGGTGCCGCAAACGATCCTCGCGCGCCACTGGTGGCCCGACGGCAGCACGCTGGACCTGCACGCCGACCCCGAGGCCAGCGCGCAGGCTGTCGCCGCCTTCGCCGGGCCGGTGGCCGAGACGGAGTTCCGCCGGTTCCATCACAGAACAACCAATGTTTACAAGGCGTTCGACGCCCCGATGATGCGCGCGTCGCGGCCGATGCCGGGGGCAATCGCCTGGGCTGCGCTGCGCGATCCCGCGCTTTGGCCGTCGCTTCTGCCCGGCATGACGCTGGCACGCTCGCTTGCCATGGCGTTCACCGACCCGCGTCTGCGACAGCTTTTCGGGCGTTATGCGACCTATGTCGGCGGGTCGCCCTACCGATCGCCCGCCGTGCTGGGTCTGGTCTGGCAGGCCGAGGCGGCGGGGGTCTGGGCGGTCGAGGGCGGGATGCACCGGCTGGCGCAGGTGCTGGCGGGGCTGGCAGAGGCCGGGGGGGCCCGGCTGCGCTACGGTGTCGCCGTCGAACGGATCGTGCCGCAATGGGGCAGGGTGTCGGAGGTGGTTCTGGCCGACGGCGCCAGCCTTCCGGCCGACCATGTGGTGTTCAACGGCGACCCTGCTGCCCTGACAACCGGCCTGCTGGGCAGTGCGCCCCGCACGGCACTGCGTCGTTCGGCCACAACGCCGCGCAGCCTGTCGGCCTGGGTCTGGAGCTTTGCCGCCCGCCCCTCGGGGCCGGATATGGTGCATCACAACGTGTTCTTCGCGTCCGACCCCCGGGCCGAGTTCGGCCCCCTGTCGCAGGGGCTGATGCCGGAAGACCCGACGCTTTACATCTGCGCGCAGGACCGCAGGGGCGCCACGATGCCGACCGGACCCGAACGGTTCGAGATCATCCTGAACGCTCCTTCGACTGCGACGCTGCAATCCCAGCCGCAAGAGGATACAAGATGCCGGGACGTGACCTTCCAGCGGCTGGCCCGCTTCGGGCTGACCTTCGATCCGACTCCGGGGGTATCAGCGCTGATGGCGCCCTCGGGGTTCGCGCGGATGTTCCCGGGGTCGCAGGGGGCGCTTTACGGTCGCAGCCCGGAAGGGCTGATGGCGGCATTCCAGCGGCCGGGGGCGCGGACGGCGCTGCCGGGGCTGTATCTGGCAGGGGGCGGGGCGCATCCGGGGGCGGGGGTGCCGATGGCAGCCCTGTCCGGTCGGCACGCGGCCGAGGCGATATTGACCGACCTTGCTTCTCGGTCGAGGTCGGGCCGGACGGCTATGCCTGGTGGTATATCGACGGCGTCTCCGACGACGGCAGCCGCGCCGTCTCGGTCATCGGATTCATAG
- a CDS encoding carotenoid 1,2-hydratase gives MNVATYGPGGRFTMTDRGRGALRQTDDTLTVGPSRMHWNGRQLVIDIDEIGALPMIERVRGRITVTPSGLSDVEVLLTPDGAHLWRPFAPTARVEVDLTQGQRWEGHGYFDANFGTRALETDFDYWTWGRFPLADGAACFYDATRRDGSHLSLGMTFAASGESKVITPPPLTRLPRTLWALRRETRADAGHKPRQVMPMLEAPFYSRSMVETRIGGELSVGVHEALDLHRFRIPALKAMLAVRVPRRPTWSFQD, from the coding sequence ATGAACGTGGCGACCTATGGCCCCGGCGGCCGCTTCACCATGACCGACCGGGGCCGCGGCGCCCTGCGCCAGACCGACGATACCCTGACGGTCGGCCCCAGCCGGATGCACTGGAACGGGCGACAACTGGTCATCGACATCGACGAGATCGGCGCACTGCCGATGATCGAACGGGTGCGCGGCCGCATCACCGTGACGCCCAGCGGGCTGAGCGATGTCGAGGTGCTGCTGACGCCCGATGGCGCGCATCTGTGGCGGCCCTTCGCACCCACCGCGCGGGTCGAGGTCGATCTGACGCAGGGGCAACGCTGGGAGGGGCACGGCTATTTCGACGCCAACTTCGGCACCCGCGCGCTTGAGACGGATTTCGACTACTGGACGTGGGGCCGCTTTCCCCTGGCGGATGGCGCCGCCTGTTTCTACGACGCGACCCGGCGCGATGGCAGCCACCTGTCGCTGGGCATGACCTTTGCGGCCTCGGGTGAATCAAAGGTGATCACGCCTCCGCCGCTGACCCGGTTGCCGCGCACCTTGTGGGCGCTGCGGCGCGAGACGCGGGCCGACGCCGGGCACAAGCCGCGGCAGGTGATGCCGATGCTGGAAGCGCCGTTCTACAGCCGCTCGATGGTGGAAACCCGCATCGGTGGCGAGCTTTCGGTCGGAGTGCATGAGGCGCTCGATCTGCATCGCTTCCGCATTCCGGCGTTGAAGGCGATGCTGGCCGTGCGCGTGCCGCGCCGCCCCACCTGGTCGTTTCAGGACTGA
- a CDS encoding TspO/MBR family protein, translating into MDWGLFLTFLAACMAAATTGAMIKPGAWYDSLRKPAWTPPNWVFPVTWFVLYIAMSWSAARIAVLPDSGQALAFWGLQIALNTLWTPIFFGQQKLRAGMVIITCLWLSVAATTVAFLQLDVWAGLAFVPYLIWTSIASALNFRVWRMNPQEA; encoded by the coding sequence ATGGACTGGGGCTTGTTTCTGACTTTTTTGGCCGCCTGCATGGCGGCGGCAACCACCGGCGCGATGATCAAGCCGGGCGCATGGTATGACAGCCTGCGCAAACCGGCATGGACTCCACCGAACTGGGTGTTTCCGGTCACCTGGTTCGTGCTTTACATTGCCATGTCCTGGTCGGCGGCCCGCATCGCGGTGCTGCCGGATTCGGGGCAGGCACTGGCCTTCTGGGGGTTGCAGATCGCGCTGAACACGCTGTGGACGCCGATCTTCTTCGGGCAGCAGAAACTGCGCGCCGGCATGGTGATCATCACCTGCCTGTGGCTTTCGGTGGCGGCGACCACGGTCGCCTTCCTGCAACTCGACGTGTGGGCGGGTCTGGCGTTCGTGCCCTACCTGATCTGGACCAGCATCGCCTCGGCGCTGAACTTCCGGGTCTGGCGGATGAACCCGCAAGAGGCCTGA
- a CDS encoding c-type cytochrome — MKTSCFTIAALAAFAFASPVLAEGDIAKGEKAFNQCQTCHVVVDPEGNVLAGRKAITGPNLYGVFGRAAGSYPGFKYGKDMIAAGEKGLVWDEEHFATYVRDPSAFLKDYLDDKKAKGIMAFKLKKTDDPADLYAYIASLSPAAPAADAAAPAADAAPAPAVTN, encoded by the coding sequence ATGAAGACATCTTGTTTCACCATCGCCGCCCTCGCGGCATTCGCCTTCGCCAGCCCCGTGCTGGCCGAGGGTGACATCGCCAAAGGCGAAAAGGCGTTCAACCAGTGCCAGACCTGCCACGTCGTGGTCGATCCCGAAGGCAACGTGCTGGCAGGCCGCAAGGCCATCACCGGGCCGAACCTCTATGGCGTGTTCGGCCGCGCGGCAGGCTCCTACCCCGGCTTCAAATACGGCAAGGACATGATCGCCGCGGGCGAAAAGGGCCTTGTCTGGGATGAGGAGCATTTCGCAACCTACGTCCGCGACCCCAGCGCCTTCCTGAAGGATTACCTCGACGACAAGAAAGCCAAGGGGATCATGGCGTTCAAACTGAAGAAGACCGACGATCCGGCCGACCTTTACGCCTATATCGCGTCGCTTTCCCCGGCGGCCCCGGCGGCGGATGCGGCTGCTCCCGCAGCCGATGCGGCACCGGCACCGGCCGTCACGAACTGA
- the hemA gene encoding 5-aminolevulinate synthase, whose protein sequence is MDFDKIFTAQLDQLKADGNYRVFAELERHCGAFPKADRHSGGNVSEVTVWCSNDYLGMGQNPAVVQAMVDTVKSCGTGSGGTRNISGTNHHHLVLEAELADLHGKEAALLFTSGYVSNWAALSTLGARIPGAVILSDASNHASMIEGVRHSRADKVIWKHNDWRDLDRKLAAVGDRPKIVAFESVYSMDGDVAPIREIVEVAEAHGAMTYIDEVHAVGMYGPRGGGVTEREGLADRIDLIEGTLGKAYGVVGGYITGSAALCDFVRSFASGFIFTTALPPAVAAAAATSIRHLKTSDAERLAQRDRVATLRAKLDKHGIPHMANESHIIPVMIGDPMKCRMISDILMDDWGIYVQPINYPTVPKGTERLRITPGPLHSDADIDRLVAALAALWQHCALARAVA, encoded by the coding sequence ATGGACTTTGACAAGATCTTCACCGCCCAGCTGGATCAGCTGAAGGCAGACGGCAACTACCGTGTATTCGCCGAACTTGAACGCCACTGCGGTGCCTTCCCCAAGGCCGACCGCCATTCGGGCGGAAATGTCAGCGAAGTGACCGTGTGGTGTTCCAACGACTATCTCGGCATGGGCCAGAATCCGGCCGTGGTGCAGGCGATGGTGGACACCGTGAAATCCTGCGGTACGGGGTCCGGCGGCACCCGCAACATCTCGGGAACCAACCATCACCATCTGGTGCTGGAGGCCGAGCTGGCCGATCTGCACGGCAAGGAGGCGGCGCTGCTGTTCACCTCGGGCTACGTGTCGAACTGGGCGGCGCTTTCGACCCTTGGCGCGCGCATTCCCGGTGCGGTGATCCTGTCGGACGCGAGCAACCATGCCTCGATGATCGAAGGCGTGCGCCATTCGCGCGCCGACAAGGTGATCTGGAAGCACAACGACTGGCGCGACCTAGACCGCAAGCTGGCCGCCGTGGGCGACCGGCCCAAGATCGTGGCATTCGAGTCGGTGTATTCGATGGATGGTGACGTGGCCCCGATCCGCGAGATCGTCGAGGTGGCCGAGGCGCATGGCGCCATGACCTACATCGACGAGGTTCACGCCGTGGGCATGTATGGCCCGCGCGGCGGCGGAGTTACCGAGCGCGAGGGGCTGGCCGACCGGATCGACCTGATCGAAGGCACGCTGGGCAAGGCTTACGGCGTGGTCGGCGGCTACATCACCGGATCGGCGGCGCTGTGCGACTTCGTCCGCTCTTTCGCGTCGGGTTTCATCTTCACCACCGCGCTGCCGCCTGCGGTGGCAGCTGCGGCGGCAACCTCGATCCGGCACCTCAAGACATCCGATGCCGAACGTCTGGCGCAGCGCGACCGCGTCGCCACCCTGCGCGCCAAGCTTGACAAGCACGGTATTCCGCATATGGCGAACGAAAGCCACATCATCCCGGTGATGATCGGCGACCCGATGAAATGCCGGATGATCAGCGACATCCTGATGGATGACTGGGGCATCTATGTTCAGCCGATCAACTATCCCACCGTTCCGAAGGGCACCGAGCGTCTGCGCATCACGCCGGGTCCGCTGCATTCGGATGCCGATATCGACCGGCTGGTGGCGGCGCTTGCGGCCCTGTGGCAGCATTGCGCCCTGGCGCGTGCCGTCGCCTGA
- the puhE gene encoding putative photosynthetic complex assembly protein PuhE codes for MTDNPWMAVATALFLWWFFTGAILWRVKAADNGGPEQHLWSVLLGLPLLGAGFYGVVHTVPDGSPQGAYLAFLSALAIWGWIELAFLSGIVTGPNTRECPEGATEWDRFLRGFGTLAWHETLLVVALLALIVLSKDAVNSFALYTFIVLFFARISAKLNLFLGVPRINTEFLPRPLAHLSSHFRRATMNPLFPVSITTISFASACWMERVWSAPTPGAVTGFTLLAALTLLALLEHWFMVLPLPDQKLWRWMIPAPKPIAQDRLQEDVHGL; via the coding sequence ATGACCGACAATCCCTGGATGGCCGTCGCAACCGCGCTTTTCCTGTGGTGGTTCTTCACGGGCGCGATTCTGTGGCGCGTCAAGGCCGCCGACAATGGCGGCCCCGAACAGCACCTCTGGTCGGTGCTGCTGGGCCTGCCTTTGCTGGGCGCCGGGTTCTACGGCGTGGTCCATACCGTTCCCGACGGGTCGCCGCAGGGTGCCTATCTGGCCTTCCTGTCTGCGCTGGCGATCTGGGGCTGGATCGAACTTGCGTTCCTGTCCGGCATCGTCACCGGGCCGAACACCCGCGAATGCCCGGAAGGCGCAACCGAATGGGATCGGTTCCTGCGCGGCTTCGGCACGCTGGCCTGGCACGAGACGCTGCTGGTCGTGGCCCTGCTGGCCCTGATCGTGCTGTCGAAGGATGCGGTGAACAGCTTTGCGCTTTACACCTTCATAGTGCTGTTCTTCGCCCGCATCTCGGCCAAGCTGAACCTGTTTCTCGGGGTGCCGAGAATCAACACCGAATTCCTCCCCCGGCCGCTGGCGCATCTGTCGAGCCATTTCCGGCGTGCGACAATGAATCCGCTGTTCCCCGTGTCGATTACCACGATAAGCTTTGCTTCTGCCTGCTGGATGGAAAGGGTTTGGTCTGCCCCGACTCCTGGCGCAGTGACGGGTTTCACCCTGCTTGCGGCCCTCACGCTGCTGGCATTGCTGGAACACTGGTTCATGGTGCTTCCCCTGCCTGACCAAAAACTCTGGCGCTGGATGATCCCGGCACCCAAACCCATCGCTCAAGACAGGTTGCAAGAGGACGTCCATGGACTTTGA
- the acsF gene encoding magnesium-protoporphyrin IX monomethyl ester (oxidative) cyclase: MNATPQDLYPDHTEIIPVTTDTTAMATQTTLLNPRFYTTDFDEMDRIDVTPVRPAWDKLIAQMKSDPNKGHFKKNESWDKVDWAGMDPALRAEFIDFLVSSCTAEFSGCVLYKEMKRRGNNPDICELFNYMARDEARHAGFINDALREAGVAVNLGFLTKAKKYTYFRPKFIYYATYLSEKIGYARYITIFRHLEANPEHRFHPIFKWFKEWCNDEFSHGEAFALLMRTDPKLTTSFANKLWIRFFLTAVYSTMWVRDHARPEFHKALGVDIAWYDQEVFRKTSTIARQVFPIEIDIDHPRWIPNLQRMNAAFIAMDAAKREGGIGGKFKEWGAAAKAAVAFVALYTIPVKNNVLPENVRLEPIY, encoded by the coding sequence GTGAACGCCACCCCGCAGGATCTCTACCCCGACCATACCGAAATCATTCCGGTCACTACCGACACCACGGCGATGGCCACCCAGACGACACTGCTGAACCCGCGCTTCTACACCACCGATTTCGACGAGATGGACAGGATCGATGTCACCCCGGTGCGTCCCGCGTGGGACAAGCTGATCGCCCAGATGAAATCCGACCCCAACAAGGGCCATTTCAAGAAAAACGAGTCCTGGGACAAGGTCGACTGGGCCGGCATGGACCCCGCGCTGCGGGCCGAGTTCATCGACTTTCTGGTGTCGTCCTGTACAGCCGAATTCTCGGGCTGCGTGCTTTACAAGGAAATGAAGCGCCGCGGCAACAACCCCGACATCTGCGAGTTGTTCAACTACATGGCCCGCGACGAGGCCCGCCATGCCGGTTTCATCAACGACGCGCTGCGCGAGGCGGGTGTTGCAGTGAATCTGGGCTTCCTGACCAAGGCCAAGAAATACACCTATTTCCGGCCGAAGTTCATCTACTACGCCACCTACCTGTCGGAAAAGATCGGTTACGCCCGCTACATCACCATCTTTCGCCATCTGGAGGCGAACCCGGAACACCGGTTCCATCCGATCTTCAAATGGTTCAAGGAATGGTGCAACGACGAGTTCAGCCATGGCGAGGCCTTCGCGCTGCTGATGCGCACCGACCCCAAACTGACCACGAGCTTCGCCAACAAGCTGTGGATCCGCTTCTTTCTGACCGCCGTCTACTCGACGATGTGGGTGCGCGACCATGCCCGGCCGGAGTTTCACAAGGCGCTTGGCGTCGACATCGCATGGTATGACCAGGAGGTGTTCCGCAAGACCTCGACCATCGCGCGTCAGGTGTTCCCGATCGAGATCGACATCGACCACCCGCGCTGGATTCCCAATCTGCAACGGATGAACGCCGCCTTCATCGCCATGGATGCGGCGAAGCGCGAGGGCGGGATCGGCGGCAAGTTCAAGGAATGGGGGGCGGCAGCCAAGGCGGCGGTCGCGTTCGTGGCGCTTTACACCATTCCGGTCAAGAACAACGTGCTGCCCGAGAACGTGCGACTGGAGCCGATCTATTGA
- the puhC gene encoding photosynthetic complex assembly protein PuhC, with product MAVDVRPESKDPDKEMVPVVLLRAMFALALLSLAIVGFSVATGREPVGQPKAADVVQERLIVLKGGGAQAVTVLAADGTVIADLAHGGFITVVQNGLQRARLTKGVDQSLPVRLVRFANGRLALLDPETGWSAELYAFGGDNKAAFERLMSQ from the coding sequence ATGGCCGTGGACGTTCGACCCGAGTCGAAAGATCCCGACAAGGAAATGGTTCCCGTGGTGCTGCTGCGCGCCATGTTCGCCCTGGCGCTGCTGTCACTTGCCATCGTGGGCTTTTCCGTTGCGACCGGCCGCGAACCGGTCGGGCAACCGAAGGCGGCCGACGTGGTTCAGGAACGGCTGATCGTTCTCAAGGGTGGGGGGGCACAGGCGGTGACGGTTCTTGCCGCAGACGGCACCGTGATCGCCGATCTGGCGCATGGCGGTTTCATCACCGTGGTGCAGAACGGATTGCAGCGCGCGCGCCTGACGAAGGGGGTCGATCAGTCGCTGCCGGTGCGTCTCGTGCGCTTCGCCAACGGCAGGCTCGCCCTGCTCGACCCGGAAACCGGCTGGAGCGCAGAGCTCTATGCCTTTGGTGGCGACAACAAGGCTGCATTCGAACGGCTGATGTCGCAGTGA
- the puhB gene encoding photosynthetic complex putative assembly protein PuhB: MTGHDDLAFEPVEGLPALPPKGETLLWQGRPHTWTLARDAFGLNWVVGYFVLIVLWRSAVGWADGGAVLALAMGLPYVGLGVAAYLVILLMAWVQARATVYTITTARVAMRIGAALSVTFNLPYAQVGTARLDLKRNGTGTIALETLGNTRLSYLVCWPHVRPWYIRHTQPALRCIPDAARVAGILAEAAETRISQPVITRGSASASALAAQ; encoded by the coding sequence ATGACCGGACATGATGATCTTGCATTCGAGCCGGTTGAGGGCCTCCCTGCCCTGCCGCCCAAGGGGGAAACCCTTTTGTGGCAGGGCCGTCCCCACACCTGGACCCTGGCGCGCGATGCCTTCGGCCTGAATTGGGTGGTGGGCTATTTCGTGTTGATCGTGCTTTGGCGTTCCGCCGTCGGCTGGGCCGATGGCGGTGCCGTTCTTGCTCTCGCCATGGGGCTTCCCTATGTCGGCCTTGGCGTTGCCGCCTATCTGGTGATCCTGCTCATGGCCTGGGTGCAGGCCCGCGCCACCGTCTACACGATCACGACGGCCCGGGTTGCAATGCGCATCGGCGCGGCCCTGTCGGTCACCTTCAATCTGCCCTATGCACAAGTCGGCACCGCGCGCCTGGATCTCAAGCGCAACGGCACCGGCACGATTGCGCTTGAAACGCTGGGCAACACGCGGCTGTCCTATCTGGTGTGCTGGCCTCATGTCCGTCCCTGGTACATCCGTCACACCCAGCCCGCGCTGCGCTGCATCCCCGATGCCGCACGCGTCGCAGGAATTCTGGCCGAGGCTGCGGAGACCCGCATCTCGCAGCCCGTCATCACCCGAGGGTCAGCGTCGGCTTCGGCCCTGGCCGCACAATAG